The Vibrio tasmaniensis genome includes a region encoding these proteins:
- a CDS encoding urea transporter, translating into MKTNKDILPFQGLLNGIGQVYFTPSAMTSLLLLLAISIESLSLAFLTLLGASCSYGFALLTNKPSHDIENGMYALNGALIALFIGNFFEVNGWLILVVAIGSLITVPIAKIVFNFKKYRGYTSAFILTSWLIYTIQSTLGLSTFSAPDSALRPLISLEVDSWFNLPTVVIPLLKGISQVSFIENALSGLVILIAIALNNLKHAAWVVLAVIMSTAFSDLIGAPDELVAQGLYGYNAILATLALVLYPRVPWPLILLGMLLSCLITLGFHELSLLPLTAPFILSTWIIVYLSTHYKKLDED; encoded by the coding sequence ATGAAAACGAATAAGGATATCCTACCATTTCAAGGCTTGCTCAATGGCATTGGGCAAGTCTATTTCACACCGTCTGCCATGACGTCGCTTTTGCTGTTGCTTGCCATTTCGATTGAATCACTTTCACTTGCTTTCCTTACCCTACTTGGCGCAAGTTGCAGCTACGGATTTGCCTTACTGACCAATAAACCGTCTCATGATATTGAGAATGGCATGTATGCACTAAATGGCGCACTGATTGCTTTGTTCATCGGGAATTTTTTTGAAGTAAATGGGTGGCTGATTTTAGTAGTAGCCATCGGCTCGCTCATTACCGTACCCATCGCCAAGATCGTGTTTAACTTTAAGAAGTATCGCGGTTACACAAGTGCCTTTATCCTCACCTCTTGGCTGATTTATACTATCCAATCAACCTTGGGGCTATCGACGTTTTCGGCACCAGACTCCGCACTGAGGCCACTAATCAGTCTTGAGGTAGACTCGTGGTTCAACCTACCGACAGTGGTGATCCCGTTGTTAAAAGGGATCAGCCAAGTCAGCTTTATCGAAAATGCGTTGTCGGGGCTCGTTATCTTAATCGCCATCGCGCTTAACAACCTAAAGCATGCCGCTTGGGTTGTGCTAGCAGTAATAATGAGCACAGCATTTAGCGATTTGATTGGTGCTCCTGATGAACTGGTAGCTCAAGGTCTTTATGGGTACAACGCCATTCTTGCCACTCTAGCGCTTGTGCTCTATCCGCGAGTTCCTTGGCCGTTGATCCTATTAGGCATGCTGTTGAGCTGTCTAATCACACTTGGTTTTCACGAGCTGTCACTACTGCCACTCACCGCCCCTTTTATTTTAAGTACTTGGATAATCGTTTACCTATCCACTCATTATAAAAAGCTAGATGAAGACTAA
- the yjeH gene encoding L-methionine/branched-chain amino acid transporter, which yields MTQLKQEITLISGIGQLSTTLLGTGLFMIPAIAAGIAGQLSLVAWLILFIAICPIALTFAALGKRYPNAGGTAYFVRQAFSERLETSVAWLFVSVIPVGIPAAIALAGGFAQQLLPTPLDTPLGAQSFTVALLIAVNLMGSKSSGRLQTVIALSIFALVSAFVWKADITAADIAVPTMTSDSMWSIGAALAVMFWCFVGIEAFAHMGEEFKNPQRDFPIAIIAGCFVAGVVYWACSVVIIKLGAYGSPEFDAASIPWVTEQLFGNGFKTVISVLGFFACFASLNLYTQSLSRMIWAQARQHTPTSKMALLNSRGVPLYPTLAIGFIALISCVIGELSNLDLEFFLKLANGIFVLVYLLAMLAACRLLTGASRYTAMLSLVICTLVFICLSWSMLYAVTVFVTLSLPWRKWLGKGKPTVSIDKL from the coding sequence ATGACACAACTCAAACAAGAAATCACGTTGATCTCAGGAATAGGACAACTCTCAACAACTTTGCTTGGCACTGGACTCTTTATGATTCCCGCAATTGCCGCAGGCATCGCCGGACAATTGTCTTTAGTCGCATGGTTGATCTTGTTTATCGCTATTTGCCCGATTGCACTAACCTTCGCCGCATTAGGAAAACGATACCCCAATGCAGGTGGCACGGCCTATTTTGTTCGCCAAGCCTTCAGTGAGCGATTAGAAACCAGCGTAGCTTGGTTGTTTGTGAGTGTTATTCCTGTCGGTATTCCGGCTGCCATTGCATTGGCAGGCGGTTTTGCACAACAACTATTACCCACACCACTCGACACACCTCTGGGTGCTCAGTCCTTTACCGTCGCTCTGCTTATTGCTGTCAACTTGATGGGCAGTAAGTCTTCTGGCCGCTTACAAACGGTGATTGCCTTGTCGATTTTTGCCTTGGTTAGCGCCTTTGTTTGGAAAGCCGACATCACTGCAGCTGACATCGCCGTTCCGACCATGACGTCCGATTCGATGTGGTCGATTGGCGCCGCTTTGGCAGTCATGTTTTGGTGCTTTGTCGGGATAGAAGCCTTTGCTCACATGGGAGAAGAATTTAAGAATCCACAGCGTGATTTCCCCATCGCGATCATTGCAGGGTGTTTCGTCGCGGGCGTAGTGTACTGGGCTTGTTCAGTGGTTATTATCAAGCTAGGCGCTTATGGTTCACCAGAATTTGATGCTGCATCCATCCCGTGGGTGACAGAGCAACTGTTTGGCAATGGCTTTAAAACCGTCATCAGTGTGCTTGGCTTCTTTGCTTGTTTTGCGAGCCTAAACCTTTACACCCAAAGCTTGTCTCGCATGATCTGGGCCCAAGCTCGCCAACACACACCTACCAGTAAAATGGCGTTACTTAACAGCCGTGGCGTACCACTTTATCCAACGTTAGCCATTGGATTTATCGCACTGATCTCATGTGTGATTGGTGAGTTGTCTAATTTGGACCTTGAATTCTTCCTTAAACTCGCCAACGGTATTTTTGTACTGGTTTATCTGCTTGCAATGTTAGCGGCTTGCCGATTGCTGACTGGCGCATCTAGATACACTGCCATGCTCTCACTGGTGATCTGTACCTTGGTGTTTATCTGCCTAAGTTGGTCGATGCTCTATGCTGTGACTGTTTTTGTGACATTGTCACTACCTTGGCGCAAGTGGCTAGGTAAAGGTAAACCCACCGTCTCTATCGACAAGTTGTAA
- a CDS encoding Lrp/AsnC family transcriptional regulator, protein MDKFDRQILDILKTNARCSVSDIARDVSLSRSAVNARIKKLESDKVITGYCAQVAEPNQTKNVCAYILLKFDMSSSDHSCESYATRIQSIDEVQWCHSISGETDMMLYVEVESMERLNQIRDHLQSYPELRHLMTHTVLTEFFNKQNAKVHSC, encoded by the coding sequence ATGGATAAATTTGATCGTCAGATTTTGGATATTCTCAAAACCAATGCACGATGCTCAGTGAGCGATATCGCCCGAGATGTCAGCCTCTCGCGCTCGGCGGTGAATGCCAGAATCAAGAAACTGGAAAGCGACAAAGTGATTACGGGTTATTGTGCTCAAGTGGCAGAGCCCAACCAAACGAAAAATGTGTGCGCTTACATCTTGTTGAAGTTCGACATGTCGAGCAGCGACCATAGTTGTGAGTCCTACGCGACACGAATCCAGAGTATTGATGAGGTGCAATGGTGCCACTCTATTAGCGGTGAGACAGACATGATGCTTTATGTTGAAGTTGAAAGCATGGAACGTTTGAATCAAATCCGCGACCACCTGCAAAGCTACCCAGAACTTCGACACCTCATGACTCATACGGTTTTGACGGAGTTTTTTAACAAACAGAATGCGAAGGTGCATTCATGCTAG
- a CDS encoding HlyD family secretion protein, protein MLEGLALWALFIYLLRLIGMPWNKGTKAFSYLGGTSWLLFVWVGLINYTPMDLSGGSVVQSPHIQLRPDSTNVSGKTTKVHIRPNQDVIEGQLIYEIDDTKYVIARDKANVQLESANVALDTARQEVSIAKVSYQSALEDIKASVAQIDSAKTDLVLQSKTLDRYQKQNKVVEHTITETDIDQQTAKVDLATYNVTTLESQLSKKEVDAENAKLNIHKAETNVSKKQTEVDSSKATLAQAQWDLNSTKVTAPTDGFVTNFILREGQRVSMMPRIQMYTEEKYVLMRVNHQAIRNVKVGQPAEFATAVYPGKIFSATVEGIVEATGEAQASLLGIDEQVRVTTGRNLQNKHHFVRLKIDEAEGYDIPVGSVGLAWVSGEKPISFMAFLDVIRGIIIRMKSQLYFFYSI, encoded by the coding sequence ATGTTAGAAGGCTTAGCTCTGTGGGCACTGTTCATCTATCTACTTAGGCTTATTGGTATGCCATGGAATAAGGGCACCAAAGCATTTTCTTATCTAGGTGGTACGTCATGGTTATTGTTTGTTTGGGTTGGACTCATTAACTACACGCCGATGGATCTCTCTGGAGGTTCAGTCGTTCAATCACCACACATTCAGCTACGTCCAGATTCAACCAATGTGTCAGGCAAAACAACCAAGGTTCACATTAGACCGAACCAAGACGTGATTGAAGGTCAGCTCATTTACGAAATTGATGACACCAAATATGTTATTGCAAGAGATAAGGCTAACGTGCAACTTGAATCGGCGAACGTTGCTTTAGATACCGCTCGCCAAGAAGTGAGTATCGCAAAAGTCAGCTACCAATCGGCGCTTGAAGACATCAAAGCTTCAGTCGCACAAATAGATTCAGCTAAAACAGACTTAGTACTTCAGTCAAAGACACTTGATCGTTACCAAAAGCAAAACAAAGTTGTAGAACATACGATTACTGAGACTGACATCGACCAGCAAACGGCAAAGGTAGACTTGGCAACGTATAACGTCACCACATTGGAATCTCAACTGAGTAAGAAAGAAGTTGATGCTGAGAACGCGAAGTTAAACATCCACAAAGCAGAAACCAACGTCAGTAAGAAGCAAACTGAGGTTGATTCTTCTAAGGCAACACTGGCGCAAGCACAATGGGATCTAAACAGCACCAAAGTCACTGCACCGACTGACGGCTTTGTAACTAACTTCATTCTTCGTGAAGGACAGCGAGTATCAATGATGCCTCGTATCCAAATGTACACTGAAGAAAAATACGTGTTAATGCGAGTGAATCACCAAGCTATTCGTAACGTAAAAGTGGGCCAGCCTGCTGAGTTTGCAACGGCGGTATACCCAGGAAAGATATTCTCCGCAACCGTAGAAGGCATTGTTGAAGCGACGGGTGAAGCACAAGCTAGCCTGTTAGGTATTGATGAACAAGTTCGTGTCACCACAGGTAGGAACCTTCAGAACAAGCACCACTTTGTCCGCTTAAAAATTGACGAGGCGGAAGGTTACGATATTCCTGTCGGCTCTGTAGGGTTAGCTTGGGTAAGCGGTGAGAAGCCGATCAGCTTTATGGCGTTCCTAGACGTAATACGCGGGATCATCATTAGAATGAAGTCCCAGTTATACTTCTTCTACTCGATCTAA
- a CDS encoding pyridoxamine 5'-phosphate oxidase family protein — MLSNTKRTTIKKGAHKAVFEQEKLHQIIDESLIAHIALQGEQGPMVIPMLAWRVDEMVYIHGAKNSRLLKGLKKGDPTCLTFTLFDGWVLARSAFHHSAHYRSAVVLGSFSVIDDNQEKDRLLNIFIEQIAPGRTDDVRLSNEKELTATELLAIPLTEASVKIGKHGVNDDKADMDIPVWAGVLPYRTVVGPLETVPEQEGIIETPDYQQAYGERWYQN; from the coding sequence ATGTTATCTAACACGAAAAGAACCACGATTAAAAAAGGGGCTCACAAAGCCGTATTTGAACAAGAGAAGCTGCACCAAATTATTGATGAGAGCTTAATCGCACACATTGCATTGCAGGGCGAACAAGGGCCAATGGTTATCCCGATGCTCGCGTGGCGAGTGGATGAGATGGTCTACATTCATGGGGCTAAAAACAGTCGCTTATTGAAAGGTCTGAAAAAGGGAGATCCAACCTGTTTAACGTTCACTTTGTTCGATGGTTGGGTGTTAGCTCGCTCTGCATTTCATCACAGTGCGCATTATCGTTCTGCTGTGGTGTTGGGGTCATTCTCAGTCATCGATGACAACCAAGAAAAGGATCGCTTATTGAACATCTTCATTGAGCAAATCGCGCCGGGAAGAACCGACGACGTCAGGCTCAGTAATGAGAAAGAGCTCACCGCAACCGAGCTATTAGCAATACCGTTAACGGAAGCATCCGTCAAAATTGGAAAGCATGGTGTGAATGATGATAAGGCTGACATGGATATTCCCGTCTGGGCGGGTGTATTACCTTATCGCACCGTTGTAGGGCCATTAGAAACAGTTCCAGAGCAAGAAGGCATCATTGAAACGCCAGATTACCAACAAGCTTATGGTGAACGTTGGTATCAAAATTAA
- the pdxR gene encoding MocR-like pyridoxine biosynthesis transcription factor PdxR, with product MQPIDVGDLQLDEQHDTRQTALFHAIREKIVQDLWSKGSKLPSTRKLAVELSVSRNTVIYAYEQLVTEGYIESKQGSGFYVSVEQPEHFLSLSKPNSVQDPKVKQTVSRPAVNIATPNDINRSFAPGVPDLDAFPFSKWQRLLQRHSTRQNIAGNQEVQGSLALREALSGYLASSRSVHCSADRIIITAGAQQAISIGLMATLAMGDKILVEEPGYRQVHKIIDLLRLDLDGVTVHEKVGLGIEKVLSSNAKALYVTPSNQYPMGTTLNTEQRLKLIDWANQHQSWIIEDDYDSEFQFAHRPYTSMQGLAGKLGFDDRIIYVGSLSKVMFNGLRLGYLVVPESLVAKCLEIKDALTGDTASHTQEALADFVREGDLLRHIRKMRRSYKLKYEAMIEAIESEFNGDLEVISQAAGLHVTVKWYQGISEHEWSRRAELENIIIRPFDFYEYGSSDARDWSGAVLGFGNIRLADIKPKIKQIARLFYQ from the coding sequence ATGCAGCCTATTGATGTCGGTGACCTACAGTTAGACGAGCAACATGACACGCGTCAAACCGCCTTGTTCCACGCGATCAGAGAAAAGATTGTTCAAGATTTATGGAGCAAGGGCAGTAAGTTACCTTCAACACGTAAGCTAGCCGTCGAGTTATCGGTGAGTCGAAATACGGTGATTTATGCGTACGAACAACTGGTTACTGAAGGCTATATTGAGAGTAAGCAAGGTTCAGGGTTTTATGTCTCGGTTGAACAACCAGAGCACTTTCTAAGTTTGTCTAAGCCAAACAGTGTTCAGGATCCGAAGGTTAAACAAACAGTCAGTAGACCGGCTGTAAACATAGCGACACCTAACGATATTAACCGCAGCTTTGCCCCCGGAGTCCCTGACTTAGATGCGTTCCCTTTCTCTAAATGGCAGAGGTTGCTGCAACGCCACTCTACACGTCAGAACATTGCGGGCAATCAAGAGGTTCAAGGAAGCTTGGCCTTGAGGGAAGCGCTGAGTGGGTATCTGGCAAGCAGTCGTTCAGTTCACTGCAGTGCCGACAGAATCATCATCACCGCAGGTGCGCAGCAAGCTATCTCAATCGGATTAATGGCGACGTTAGCGATGGGTGACAAAATCCTTGTGGAAGAGCCCGGCTACCGACAAGTGCATAAAATCATCGATCTGTTGAGGCTAGACCTAGATGGTGTGACTGTGCATGAAAAGGTTGGATTAGGTATTGAAAAAGTGTTGTCCAGTAACGCCAAGGCATTGTACGTCACTCCAAGCAATCAATACCCAATGGGCACAACACTCAATACCGAACAACGACTTAAACTGATCGATTGGGCCAATCAACATCAGTCATGGATTATTGAAGATGACTACGACAGTGAGTTTCAGTTTGCTCATCGCCCTTATACCAGCATGCAAGGTTTGGCGGGTAAGTTGGGGTTCGATGATCGCATCATCTATGTCGGCTCTCTGAGTAAGGTGATGTTCAATGGCCTTCGATTAGGGTACTTAGTGGTGCCTGAAAGTCTGGTGGCGAAGTGTCTTGAGATTAAAGATGCGCTCACTGGAGACACGGCGTCCCATACACAGGAAGCTTTGGCGGATTTTGTTCGAGAAGGCGACTTGCTGCGTCATATTAGAAAGATGCGCCGGTCATACAAACTCAAGTATGAAGCCATGATAGAAGCGATTGAAAGCGAGTTTAACGGTGATCTTGAAGTGATCAGTCAGGCTGCAGGGCTACATGTGACAGTGAAGTGGTATCAAGGGATATCTGAGCATGAGTGGAGCCGTAGGGCAGAGCTTGAAAATATCATAATTCGTCCTTTTGACTTTTATGAATATGGATCAAGTGATGCTCGTGATTGGAGTGGTGCAGTTCTGGGGTTTGGTAATATCCGACTCGCTGACATAAAGCCGAAGATCAAACAGATCGCTCGGCTTTTTTATCAGTAA
- a CDS encoding alpha/beta hydrolase → MQRKPLLALLALTTLSLVGCSNETPIPAYQTSPDLPSYQQDSFDDYVNDTQDWLLKNRVFMAEDKQLEIQLNSPTEYEPATPNGKAVLLVHGLGDSPYSFKDIATHLAEQGYLVRTVLLPGHGSRVGDLMQPSLEDWQGVVDHHTKLLEQEYDSVWLGGYSTGANLVTSQAMNDPKISGLLLFSPAFQPSSSAVQYAGIASYFVTWADQDPEDNMLRYNSLPMNGASVYYETSEVVREDLQDKHFDKPVFIMMSEGDSVIDTSFVQQAFTESMPNPNNVLVWQGETTLDDPRTVQYSMKIPEQRISNGSHMGLLFSPSNPYYGINGSEKICSNGQEEGFEEQCNATSEVWYSAWGYREDGKNHARLTYNPYFSDSMQKLDAVLNSEG, encoded by the coding sequence ATGCAAAGAAAACCCCTCCTAGCACTGCTCGCCTTAACGACTTTAAGTCTCGTTGGTTGTTCCAACGAGACACCGATACCCGCTTACCAAACATCTCCTGACTTGCCTAGCTATCAGCAAGACAGCTTTGATGACTACGTCAATGACACCCAAGATTGGTTATTGAAAAACCGCGTGTTCATGGCAGAAGACAAGCAGCTTGAGATTCAACTCAATTCACCCACCGAATACGAACCTGCGACACCTAACGGTAAGGCAGTTTTATTGGTTCATGGGTTAGGTGATTCTCCGTACTCATTTAAAGACATCGCAACGCACCTAGCAGAACAAGGTTACTTAGTGAGAACGGTATTGCTACCGGGCCATGGCAGCCGTGTCGGTGACTTAATGCAGCCAAGCTTAGAAGATTGGCAAGGTGTTGTAGATCATCATACGAAGTTACTAGAGCAAGAGTATGATTCTGTGTGGCTTGGCGGCTATTCAACAGGCGCAAACCTCGTGACTTCACAGGCGATGAACGATCCTAAGATCTCAGGGCTACTGCTGTTCTCTCCTGCGTTTCAACCGAGCTCATCTGCGGTTCAGTATGCTGGGATAGCAAGCTACTTTGTCACTTGGGCTGACCAAGATCCTGAAGACAATATGTTGCGTTACAACTCACTGCCAATGAATGGTGCCTCGGTTTACTACGAGACATCAGAAGTGGTTCGTGAAGACCTGCAAGATAAACACTTCGATAAACCGGTGTTTATTATGATGAGTGAAGGCGACAGTGTGATTGACACTAGCTTCGTTCAACAAGCGTTTACTGAATCCATGCCCAATCCAAACAATGTTTTGGTTTGGCAAGGAGAAACCACACTCGACGATCCTCGCACTGTTCAATACAGCATGAAGATCCCAGAACAACGTATTTCGAACGGTTCTCATATGGGTTTGCTGTTCTCACCAAGCAATCCGTATTACGGAATCAATGGTAGCGAGAAGATCTGCTCCAATGGTCAAGAGGAAGGTTTTGAAGAACAGTGCAACGCGACAAGTGAAGTGTGGTACTCAGCGTGGGGATATCGTGAAGATGGAAAAAACCATGCGCGTCTGACCTACAACCCGTACTTTTCAGACTCGATGCAAAAGCTTGATGCGGTTCTGAATTCAGAAGGCTAA
- a CDS encoding MFS transporter: MSLLSVPFVGTGADTALHIVAGVVLVATIAAACYGFWRVHELPINKAHSKEHHQLGLITALTWIGFIWHWVWVLAVILAFVDMEKAIINLRDTWKAPAEPTEQQVKNDQDGESQTC; the protein is encoded by the coding sequence ATGAGTTTACTAAGTGTCCCATTTGTTGGAACAGGCGCAGACACCGCATTACACATCGTAGCTGGCGTTGTGTTAGTCGCAACAATCGCAGCTGCATGTTACGGCTTTTGGCGCGTTCATGAATTACCAATCAATAAAGCCCACAGTAAAGAGCATCACCAGCTCGGTTTAATCACCGCTTTAACTTGGATTGGCTTCATATGGCACTGGGTATGGGTACTTGCCGTCATTTTAGCGTTTGTTGATATGGAAAAAGCCATCATAAACCTAAGAGACACATGGAAAGCACCTGCGGAACCAACAGAACAACAAGTTAAGAATGATCAAGATGGGGAGAGCCAAACATGTTAG
- a CDS encoding LysR family transcriptional regulator produces the protein MLGNINLNLLRSLHVLLEECHVSRTAQRLHITQSAVSRQLAQLRDLCGDPLLVRDGNKLVPTNRALLLKGKLDDLLGEFDHLLDDKPFEPQDWQGELVLSSSDYVAQYILPVIVAEVSAEAPNINLAYRLWQPNYLEALNESGIHLASSIFPKKPEHVSSIKLGEDKSVCLMRKSHPLANQSTLSTEDIVSYSHIKVTGGGDKDSYSDIALKKLGHKRRVALQVPFFSSAGTVLMQDDYLMIVPEHIAYNLGRHLETTYFSLPFETEMHTYWLMWHPKYDNDSAHKWAREKAFQAMQKSSYNISMI, from the coding sequence ATGCTAGGCAATATCAACTTAAACCTACTGCGCTCTCTGCATGTGCTTCTTGAAGAGTGTCATGTCAGTCGAACAGCTCAGCGTTTGCACATCACGCAGTCGGCGGTGAGCCGTCAACTGGCTCAGCTTAGAGATCTATGTGGCGATCCTTTGCTGGTTCGTGATGGCAACAAACTGGTGCCGACTAACCGTGCTTTGTTACTCAAAGGCAAACTCGATGACTTGCTTGGAGAGTTCGACCACCTTTTAGACGATAAACCCTTTGAACCGCAAGACTGGCAGGGTGAACTGGTATTGTCTTCGAGTGACTATGTGGCTCAGTATATTCTGCCTGTGATTGTTGCTGAGGTGTCTGCCGAAGCGCCGAATATTAATTTGGCGTATCGCTTGTGGCAACCAAACTACCTTGAAGCACTGAATGAGTCAGGTATTCACTTGGCTTCGAGTATTTTCCCTAAGAAACCAGAACATGTTTCTAGCATCAAACTTGGCGAAGATAAGTCGGTGTGTTTGATGCGCAAGTCCCATCCACTAGCTAATCAATCGACTTTGAGCACAGAAGATATCGTCAGCTACTCACACATCAAAGTGACTGGTGGGGGAGACAAGGACAGTTATTCAGATATTGCGTTAAAGAAATTGGGGCATAAGCGCAGAGTCGCTTTGCAGGTTCCGTTCTTCTCATCGGCTGGTACTGTGTTAATGCAAGACGATTATCTGATGATCGTTCCGGAACATATCGCCTATAACTTAGGTCGACACCTTGAAACGACTTACTTTTCGCTGCCATTTGAAACGGAGATGCACACCTATTGGTTAATGTGGCACCCGAAGTATGACAACGACTCTGCTCATAAATGGGCGCGAGAAAAGGCATTCCAAGCGATGCAGAAGTCGAGTTACAACATCAGCATGATTTAA
- a CDS encoding LysE family translocator produces the protein MTVTIWFSLLAICLLGAMSPGPSLAMIAKHSLAGGRINGLVAAWSHAAGIGIYAFATIVGLAVVLEQSPMLFKGISLAGAAYLLYLGVNALRSKGGVAAKLEAGEQMSYMQSAREAFLISILSPKIALFFIALFSQFVALGNELSNQVIIVSTPLIVDGLWYTFITLVLSSPLIVERIRSKAQLIDRLSGVVLILLAVRVVWTI, from the coding sequence ATGACAGTAACAATTTGGTTTTCTTTATTAGCGATTTGCTTGTTGGGTGCAATGTCTCCGGGCCCAAGCTTGGCTATGATTGCAAAGCACAGTTTGGCTGGTGGCCGTATCAATGGTCTTGTCGCGGCTTGGTCTCACGCCGCAGGCATCGGTATTTATGCGTTCGCAACTATTGTTGGTTTAGCCGTTGTGCTTGAGCAATCACCTATGTTGTTCAAAGGCATCAGTTTGGCGGGTGCAGCGTATCTACTTTATCTTGGTGTGAATGCGTTACGCTCAAAAGGTGGTGTTGCTGCGAAATTGGAAGCGGGTGAACAGATGAGCTACATGCAGTCTGCTCGTGAGGCTTTCTTGATCTCAATCTTGAGCCCTAAGATCGCGTTGTTCTTTATCGCTCTGTTTAGCCAATTTGTGGCGTTGGGTAACGAACTTAGCAATCAAGTGATTATTGTCTCAACGCCTCTGATTGTTGATGGCCTTTGGTATACTTTTATTACTTTGGTGCTCTCTAGCCCGTTGATTGTTGAGCGTATTCGCTCGAAAGCCCAGTTGATTGACCGACTATCTGGTGTGGTGTTGATTCTACTTGCTGTGCGTGTGGTGTGGACGATATAG
- a CDS encoding AraC family transcriptional regulator produces the protein MNNCNFLRALGILGIYQHAVTNPVVNTERLGIPKSVFTNSMNLIPVNEVDKWYGFLEQQTNDPDIILKLSDRVDIEKLGPLTNWFFSGHDLASTIRRVNIGLHYLQSGAFLYGAQVGTMIKWCYDNPAYSETGKVHDSIRVAVFIMKILRRYLGDDFKPVAVSIAGRRENVDLYHEYFGCTIQWGQPRTEVWIPSESRLSINQSPSNSKTNLAMNFHDLDNYLNMPDAGDEHKVTYEMINYSRHFGLPTLHKVSSLLGLSEQQFQRRLHKSGINFSTIMGYALSNVAVDLLMYSVPVEEVSKRLGYTNVASFNRMFKKHRGLTPKQYIERFDGQY, from the coding sequence ATGAACAATTGTAACTTCTTAAGAGCGTTGGGGATTTTGGGTATTTATCAACACGCTGTCACAAACCCTGTGGTTAATACGGAGCGTTTAGGTATTCCGAAGTCTGTGTTTACTAACTCAATGAATCTTATTCCGGTCAATGAAGTCGATAAATGGTATGGGTTTCTTGAACAGCAAACTAATGATCCAGATATTATTCTGAAACTGTCTGACCGAGTGGATATTGAAAAATTAGGCCCGTTAACCAACTGGTTTTTTTCTGGACATGATCTTGCTTCTACGATCCGCCGAGTGAACATCGGCCTGCACTATTTACAGTCTGGTGCGTTCTTATACGGTGCACAGGTAGGGACAATGATTAAATGGTGCTACGACAATCCTGCTTACTCAGAAACGGGTAAAGTGCATGACTCAATAAGAGTCGCGGTTTTCATTATGAAGATTTTACGTCGATATTTGGGTGATGACTTTAAACCCGTTGCGGTTTCAATAGCAGGTCGTCGAGAGAATGTTGACCTCTACCATGAATATTTCGGCTGTACGATTCAATGGGGACAGCCTCGCACAGAAGTTTGGATCCCGAGTGAATCGAGGTTATCAATCAATCAATCACCATCGAATAGTAAAACAAATCTGGCGATGAACTTTCATGACTTGGATAACTATCTAAACATGCCAGATGCTGGTGATGAACATAAGGTCACCTATGAGATGATCAACTACAGTCGCCACTTTGGTTTACCAACCCTTCACAAGGTTTCCAGTTTATTAGGGCTCTCTGAGCAGCAGTTTCAACGCCGTTTGCATAAATCGGGCATCAATTTTTCTACCATTATGGGGTATGCGTTAAGCAACGTAGCGGTAGATCTACTGATGTATTCAGTGCCAGTGGAAGAAGTCTCAAAGAGGTTAGGTTATACCAACGTCGCGAGCTTTAATCGGATGTTTAAGAAACATCGAGGCTTGACGCCTAAGCAATATATTGAGCGTTTTGATGGTCAATACTGA